Proteins found in one Miscanthus floridulus cultivar M001 chromosome 4, ASM1932011v1, whole genome shotgun sequence genomic segment:
- the LOC136551294 gene encoding protein TPLATE-like — translation MVECTGTYTYEGSGFKATAAQQYDSSPFLSGLKSISSKPFHQVCSHFIRTVAGFQLCYATKTWFGGFVGMMIFGASEVSRNVDLGDETTTMICKFVLRASDESITREIESDLQGWLDDITDGAVEYMPEDEVKSAAAERLKISMERIALLKAAKPKVPPAKTEQEGEEERKQSEELDGFGNPKGPSTLSKLTAEEAEHRALQAAVLQEWHQLCKEKAMKAQ, via the exons ATGGTGGAATGCACTGGCACATACACATACGAAGGCAGTGGTTTCAAGGCCACCGCTGCTCAGCAGTATGACAGCTCTCCCTTCCTCAGTGGATTGAAGTCAATCTCTTCTAAGCCCTTCCATCAAGTCTGCTCCCATTTCATCCGGACGGTAGCTGGGTTCCAG TTATGTTATGCAACAAAGACATGGTTTGGTGGGTTTGTGGGCATGATGATATTTGGGGCAAGTGAAGTCAGCCGGAACGTTGATTTGGGTGACGAGACCACCACAATGATCTGCAAATTCGTATTGCGTGCATCCGATGAATCCATCACGAGAGAGATCGAATCTGATCTCCAGGGCTGGCTGGATGATATCACCGACGGTGCTGTGGAATACATGCCCGAGGATGAGGTGAAGAGTGCGGCGGCAGAGCGGCTGAAGATCTCCATGGAGAGGATCGCCCTGCTCAAGGCAGCCAAGCCAAAGGTCCCGCCCGCGAAGACCGAGCAAGAGGGGGAAGAGGAGCGAAAGCAGAGCGAGGAACTAGATGGGTTTGGAAACCCCAAGGGCCCCTCGACGCTCTCCAAGCTCACCGCGGAAGAGGCCGAGCACCGCGCTCTCCAGGCTGCCGTGCTGCAGGAGTGGCACCAGCTGTGCAAGGAGAAAGCCATGAAAGCGCAGTGA